A DNA window from Herpetosiphonaceae bacterium contains the following coding sequences:
- a CDS encoding DUF58 domain-containing protein, with amino-acid sequence MKALGILLLAIICFVAAQGTNIPLFFYLFYLLLALLLLAYLWAWSNLQGVEVTRDIGTRRAQVGEEARERLILDNHWPLPKLWVEVQDHSDMPMHQGGFVAYLPSSARRRWTLRTPCTMRGKWTLGPVTLHSGDPFGIFRLERAIPSTSDIIVYPATMPLPEFRLPSAELPGGADLRTRTFHVTPNVSTIREYVPGDSFNRIHWRSTARTGKMMVKEFELDPTADVWIVIDMHERSQAVSEEARTLYRDRRLGREIQVPEATEEYIVTAAASVARHLLNGNRNVGLLGWGQHREVIPPEREARQLYKILESLAVLRAHGTHPLAEVLIAESTQFSRSSTMVILTASVDPGWVTSLQQLLYRGMQAVVIFIDPQTFGGWPGADTIMAKLNELRVPVYRLEQGQSLDRALSQPLGAVGTYR; translated from the coding sequence ATGAAAGCACTAGGCATTCTGCTGCTCGCCATTATCTGCTTCGTGGCCGCGCAGGGCACGAACATACCGCTCTTTTTTTACCTGTTCTACCTGCTGCTGGCGCTGCTGCTGCTGGCATACCTCTGGGCCTGGAGCAACCTTCAGGGCGTCGAGGTGACGCGCGACATCGGGACGCGACGCGCGCAGGTGGGCGAGGAGGCGCGCGAGCGGCTGATCCTCGATAATCACTGGCCGCTGCCCAAGCTGTGGGTTGAGGTGCAGGATCACTCCGACATGCCGATGCACCAGGGCGGCTTCGTGGCATACCTGCCATCCAGCGCCCGCCGCCGCTGGACGCTGCGCACGCCCTGCACGATGCGTGGCAAGTGGACCCTCGGGCCGGTGACGCTGCACAGCGGCGATCCCTTCGGCATCTTCCGGCTGGAGCGCGCGATTCCCAGCACCAGCGACATCATCGTCTATCCGGCGACGATGCCGCTGCCTGAGTTTCGGCTGCCGAGCGCGGAGCTACCCGGCGGCGCGGATCTGCGCACGCGCACGTTTCACGTCACGCCCAACGTCTCGACGATCCGCGAGTACGTGCCCGGCGATAGCTTCAACCGCATCCACTGGCGCTCGACCGCCCGCACCGGCAAGATGATGGTCAAAGAGTTCGAGCTCGACCCGACCGCCGACGTGTGGATCGTGATCGACATGCACGAGCGCTCGCAGGCTGTCTCGGAGGAGGCGCGCACGCTCTATCGCGATCGGCGGCTTGGGCGCGAGATCCAGGTGCCTGAGGCGACCGAAGAGTACATCGTGACGGCGGCGGCCTCTGTGGCGCGGCACCTGCTGAACGGCAACCGCAACGTCGGGCTGCTGGGCTGGGGCCAGCACCGCGAGGTCATCCCGCCGGAGCGCGAGGCGCGGCAGCTCTATAAGATCCTCGAATCGCTGGCAGTTTTGCGCGCGCACGGCACGCATCCGCTGGCCGAGGTCTTGATCGCCGAGTCGACGCAGTTCAGCCGCTCCTCGACGATGGTCATACTCACCGCGTCAGTCGATCCGGGCTGGGTGACAAGCCTTCAGCAGTTGCTCTACCGGGGCATGCAGGCCGTGGTGATCTTCATCGATCCGCAGACATTCGGCGGCTGGCCGGGCGCGGATACGATTATGGCGAAGCTCAACGAGCTGCGCGTGCCGGTCTATCGCCTGGAGCAGGGCCAATCGCTGGATCGGGCGCTGAGCCAGCCGCTTGGTGCTGTCGGCACCTATCGCTAA
- a CDS encoding MoxR family ATPase encodes MNDIQQVAERVADNVEHVIIGKRRAVDLLLVALLCRGHVLLEDVPGVGKTVLAKSIARSIGCTFKRIQFTPDLLPSDVTGVSIFNQQNSQFEFRPGPVIAQIVLADEINRATPKTQSSLLESMEERQITVDGVTHKLPEPFIVLATQNPIEYEGTFPLPEAQLDRFLLRIHLGYPQKSEELQILESQRKQHPLDTLPQVITAENLLTMQEQIKDVYVDDLIKDYIVSVVTATRHHDDVYLGASPRGSLALYRTSQAYAAIQGRDYATPDDVKALAEAVLGHRLIIAPAARIRNVQPANVIDDVLSAVPVPGGRPGRRPEREIIGAR; translated from the coding sequence TTGAACGATATTCAACAGGTCGCCGAGCGAGTGGCGGATAACGTTGAGCATGTAATCATCGGCAAGCGCCGCGCGGTCGACCTGCTGCTGGTCGCGCTGCTGTGCCGTGGACACGTGCTGCTGGAAGACGTGCCCGGCGTGGGCAAGACCGTGCTGGCGAAGTCGATCGCCCGCTCGATCGGCTGCACCTTCAAGCGCATTCAGTTCACGCCCGATCTCTTGCCGTCGGATGTCACCGGCGTGTCGATCTTCAACCAGCAGAACAGCCAGTTCGAGTTCCGGCCCGGCCCGGTGATCGCGCAAATCGTGCTGGCCGACGAGATCAACCGCGCGACGCCCAAGACCCAATCGTCGCTGCTGGAATCGATGGAAGAGCGGCAGATTACGGTCGACGGCGTGACGCACAAGCTGCCGGAGCCGTTCATCGTGCTGGCGACGCAAAACCCGATCGAGTACGAGGGCACCTTCCCGCTGCCGGAGGCGCAGCTCGACCGCTTCCTGCTGCGGATTCATCTGGGCTATCCCCAGAAGAGCGAGGAGCTACAGATCCTTGAGAGCCAGCGCAAGCAGCATCCGCTGGACACCTTGCCGCAGGTGATCACCGCCGAAAACCTGCTGACGATGCAGGAGCAGATCAAGGATGTGTACGTCGACGACCTGATCAAAGACTATATCGTCTCGGTCGTGACGGCGACGCGGCACCACGACGACGTATACCTGGGAGCCAGCCCGCGCGGCTCGCTGGCGCTGTACCGCACGTCGCAAGCCTACGCCGCAATCCAGGGCCGCGACTACGCAACGCCCGACGATGTGAAAGCGCTGGCGGAGGCCGTGCTGGGCCATCGGCTGATCATCGCTCCGGCGGCGCGCATCCGCAACGTGCAGCCAGCCAACGTGATCGACGATGTGCTGAGCGCGGTGCCGGTGCCCGGCGGACGGCCCGGACGACGGCCCGAACGTGAAATCATAGGAGCGAGATAG